The genomic DNA AAATGAGGTTAAATTAAAATACTTATTTAACTTAGTTAATGACAAGGAGCTGGCTGCTTAGTAGTTGGCTTGGCGTTAGTGTGGCGTTGGTATGGCATTTGAATTTGTTAGCATTTTATTGGCATTGCTTTGGCGAGCCGGCAGTTATCCTATGCTCTGATGCTATTGCAAGGGTTTGTGTTAGCATACTAGGCCTGTTGCAGGGCAATTTCCTGTGCCCCCCTGGGTCAGCGGTTTACTGTTGCAATTTATGCGTGCGCATTTACATGTGCTTGTAGTTTTACAGTGCATAGTGTTCAGGGCATCTTGCTCAGCTTTAGTGTttttcccctccctcccctcgcttattattattattattagtagtagtagtattgtCCTTATTTCTCCACTGAACTCTTGGTTCAGTGTGACAGGTGCTTGGGCAGGGGCTGAGTGTGGTGGGCGGGGCTCAAAGCAGGGTTGCAGGCAAGATTTTGGTGTGTTCTTGCTACCTGGGTTAGGGGCTTGGTGGCTTCAGCCTCCAGGTTCCTAGGCACCCAACCTCCATTTGTGACGCTGGCATTAAACCAAAGTTGTGCCAAAGTTGTTCCATTCAAATGGTCATGTTACAGCACAGGACAGTTTTCACTTTTCATTTTAACCCAAAAAGATCTtgcagtgattttttttacctctgcatcctgcattgctgatgcataaaaatccccaaacaCGCAAAGTTATTCATGGCATGCATCCCATAGGATGcaaagattgattgatcgatctcaacatgtgtatttgtagaaatatccggCCAGttcatgtaatttctgtggcagttattatggctgttgtgaTGAGTCTTTCTTGTAGCCTTTGCTGTGTTTCAATAGAAGGAATATCCTACtataatttcagtatactgtaatacagagttttggagtctgtcctCATATTAACTGTTTGGTTAcgtaaaggcccaagcattttcaattttggactctattttttttaactgggactcattggttctggactgggactttgatgatttttcacaagaagaGTCTCAGGACTCACCATacctatttgtaacaaaattactgATCTTGCCCAAGTTGGTTTTTGCACTTAATTGATAATGTATCCCTGATTGTATCCAGAGGCCAGCAGGTAAGCTAACCTCATTCAGCATTGTACTCACCAACTTAAGTGCATCTTCTTCTATTGGAAGAAGCATCTGAATACACTCATAAGTGTTCTTACAGTTTCCGATTAGGATGTTGAGGTCAACATTATCTGCTTTCTTACTTTCTGACACAGCTTCTTCAAGCCTATAATTATGAATAGATAATCTACGATATTTACCACAACTTTCCTGGATCAAGATAAATATACTGTTAAGTGTGCAAATTATCAAAGCAATTTTTCTCTCCTAAACTAAACTTAAATGTATAAACAACATACAGGTCTATATATTACACTGCAAATCTCTGTGCTAAAATAATGATTTCAACAACAATATCTTTATTTTATGTGAACgctgtaaattaatttttttttaaaaattaataaatgtaATTGTACCTACCAGCTAACAGCATCTTCAGTTGAAAAAAGGTTTATGCAAAGCAACAGAGATGATCATGACAGATGTTAGCACTGTTACCATGATACAGTTTAAAAAGTTCATAACATTAGAATAATCGTTATTGTCAAATTGAGTTTAGACAAAtcttagacaaagttgaccaatcggattacagaaaataacaatacatttcaagaaagttggttgtgggccaatcagcagTTTGTAATAAAACAATAAGTTACTTGAAGCACACAATTGATAGCGTACCTTTTTCAAGACggcaaaatgtttcaccagacaATGTTTTTCTATTTGAAACTTTACATATAACACccgggagacatatttgtttgacacaaacTGTTATTTTGTTGTCATCAACCAGCAATTTCTTTGCTACATTGCTGTGGTTTGCAATAACATCACTACCTCAAGTCAAAAGTTTAACAAACGTTTATGTTTTTTCCCCCGTCATGAATTCACTCTAACAGATCTCTCAGGAAATACAGGCTTTCTTCAGCAGGTTCAAAAAGTCACATCTGCAGGTTGTAATAATATGCTTGCTTTCAATCCACGTTGTTTACTTCGATTATGACTGACGACCAACTTCTTGGAATgtacagggttgtcaaaagtagccagctGCCAGCAAAAATTGCTGCCTACTTGGTAGTATCGGCTGGCTACTCTGCTTAGCATTTCTTTACGGATggcgtttttaaaataaaatatccctggactggcttCTTACTTTACCCTTGTttgtttggtctgaaaaagggtatgGACTTTACAGGCCcagtctgaaaatgggtatggaaAATGATTCTTGTTgctctgaaatagggtcaggatttggagagcTGGGCAACACACCCCCaacaagaattcccaggagtgcCCCaaggtagtctgctacacagctgtttttGGTGTCATCATGCAATGCTCCTTACCCCAAATGGCTGCTGAGAATCGAACCAAATTCCTGCATATGCATTTAATatcccccctccccgccccccagGATATAAAAAAATGAGAATTTCTGTAAGAGAAGAGTAAAAACACATGGAATTCAGAGTCATATTCCTCAGGGTGTCCACCCATATTTTATGGAAGTCTTCAAGGGTGAATTAATCTTCAGggtaagatttccatacaacccctacatttattatgcatacaaAATTAAACTATTTGTCACGAAAAGTAAGCTTTAATAATATATGATTGCTGCAtgcatgtatacatgtataggGTTGTACTGAAATCTTAATGAACAAACCTCGTAGTGTTCTTACCTGCATAAAGGTCTAATCTGCTCatgttattacattttgtgACTGTTCCCACAACGGAAACAAACGAATTAAGGCGAAAACACTCAGCTTACAAGTTCTCCTGACAAAACCCATGACGATAAAAAGCTCGCTCCCGCCGCTGTAGCCTTGCTCCCGCTCCCGCGATCCTGCTATCCGTCCCAAAGGCATCATGGGAAATATTTGTCAAGAGATTGCGTGACAAACCTGTCCACCATTTCTTCCAAATATTGAAAATTGTAGCTCAGTTTTTTAGAGCCGACtcagattttatcattttagcCCTGAAGGAATCAAGaatttcatcattttttaaATCTCATACATTATTTTTACGtaaatattttgtctttctacCGGTGGACGAATTGTGTTTCAAAGCTGCCCTTCATCGTTCCCCGTGGTTGAGACGATTCAAAAGAGAGGAAATATCACAGAAGTCGCCAGAATTTCCTGAAATTatgaaagtattttttttatgagcaaaaccacaggtagcccaagctccaaatatgagcatcggcgtgcatcggcattgttgcgtaacattcaaaatataaggattactattattattatttttttattttttattttttattttttaataatctttatttcttaagataaaattacatatcctaagttacaatataaactcaaaaaactatttacatatcatatctaaaaattattctgttactaaaaacgttcttaaacctgtcagtgtagattctagggacagagactgacgtatttctaagattgtacctccTGTTCTTTTCCctaggtaaaaactggaagaacggacattcggggtcattcgatcttttttgtagagtgtcttgtccgccttctctagcaagtccctgatatttacattcttggacataaactttcttttcatacaccggtctaaaaaattctgtactacagaaaggtcggaatctgaggcaccataaaccggcagagcgtaagaaaaatttggtaaaactattttgttaaaaaggtgatctacttcctcctgggacattccttccttacgtaaagATCCTAATACGAATAATGACTTTTTCGCCTGAATTACCTTCGCGCGCACGtgactactgtatttacaattttgttggaaagtaaCACCTAATATGGTAACTCTGCGCACCGCGGTATATTACTAACCGCAGTGCGCAGAGTTATCCATATTAGGTGttactttccaacaaaattgtaaatacagtagtcaCGTGCGCGCGAAggtatggggaaaaaacctatcgtttccgtaacctacgaaaatgagaGGATTTCAATacaaaaacagcttaccttacttaaaatgtgtgttacgtctctcctgtgtggtgcacgggccgatttatagccgttttatgggtttttatgtaaacggttttctatagagagaaaaccgtttacataaaaacccataaaacggccataaatcggcccgtgcaCCACACAGAAGAGACgaaacacacattttaagtaaggtaagctgttttttattgaaatcctttcattttcgtaggttacggaaacgataggtttttccccatacaaatccttatagagtgttttcacatgacgtcacggcggccatattggtgtcccaaaacaatgaaacggcggccatgttggtgtcccaaaccaatcctctgggggttgtactcttttcttatgcaaacgctgtCTTTTGTTcctataaatttgcatagatgctggccacgtgagtgaaaacagtctatattttgaatgttacgcaacaatgtcGATGCTCGccaatgctcatatttcgagcttgggctacctgtggcaAAACTATGTAAGACatgcaataaaatttttgaGACTGCTCAGTCAAATTAACTTACAGTACTTCAGTCGTAACCATCCTACGTACTTCCTACGTACGTGGTAAATGGTGCGTTACTGCGCTGATAAGATACAAGGTCTTGTCACTTCCGAAAGAAATTACGGGTACCAGATACACGGGAAGTTGAACAATTATTTCCATCCATTGCACCCTATATACCTGATTTCTTCCTGATTTCAAACCTTCTTCAAACCTGACTCATTTCCTCCGGAAGTCGTGATGTCGTCAATCTCGTCCCAGTGCTCACACGTGCGGAAAGCATCGCAGGGGGTAATCTGTTATGTTTGCTACGAGGCGTTGGAATTGTCCGCCATCTTTACAGGAATATTTGACATCGGATTATTGGAAGTTGAGACCTTGttgattccatttttttcaCTGGTTGCAGAGTAACTTTAAGGGTCAGTCATGTCCGTTAGGCGTCAATTAAAAAATGTGGTTAACAACTACTCTAACGCCGAAGTAAAGGTCCGCGAAGCGACGTCAAACGATCCTTGGGGCCCGTCAAGTTCTGTAATGACTGAAATTGCCGATGCTACTTACAACGTTGTCGCCTTTTCGGAAATTATGGGGATGCTATGGAAAAGACTTAACGATCACGGAAAAAATTGGAGGCATGTATACAAGTCATTGGTGGTTTTGGATTATATCATTAAGACCGGCTCTGAAAGGGTCGCACAGCAGTGCAGAGAAAACTTGTACGCCATTCAAACTTTGAAGGATTTTCAGTTTATTGATAAAGACGGTAAGGATCAGGGAATGAATGTGcgagaaaaagcaaaacaacttgTTGCGTTGTTAAAAGACGAAGATAGATTGAAGAGCGAAAGAGCGCGAGCTTTGAAGGCGAAGGAAAGATTCGCTCAAGCCAGTTCGGGGATTGGAAGTGATTCATTAAAATCGGGTAACTTGCGAGACACAAGCAGCGCCTCTGACATCCGTTTTGACAGTTCGTCAGTCCCAGTTACCTCTACAGCCCCTACAAGCCGTTCATGGGAACCAGAAAGGAAAGTTGTAGGAAGTGAGATGGAAACTTGCCGTCCATCGAATGCTAATGAAGAGGAACTGCAGCTACAACTTGCCTTGGCACTCAGCAAACAAGAAGCTGAAGAGAAggtgaaaatgaaagaaagggAAGATCAACGCCTTCAGCTAGCAATAAATCAAAGCCAACAACAATCAGGGCATCCTCAAGAGCCTTCTTTGTTAGATATTGCCAGTGGAGCCAGtgcaccaccaccaccaccacctccagAAACGTTTGACCCATGGGGCTCTGCACCAGCCGCCGCAGCTCCTCCAGCGTCAATGCCGATGCCGCAGCCTGATCCATGGGGGAGTGGTGTCACTTCAAGTGCCAGTACTACTTCTGATCCTTGGGGTTCTAGTCCACCACCTCCCCAAATGCCTGTGAACACTTCCCAGAATTTGTTTGCTGTAGCTAATGGAACAGCCAGCATGGGAGCTGTAACAAGCAGTGATCCTTGGGGGGCAGCCCCTGTGCAAGCTGCCCCACCTGTAGCACCTGTTGCAAGTGACCCTTGGGGAGGAGGGGGTTCATTCCCTGCACCAACAGCATCACAGCCACAAAACCTCTGGGGACCAGCCCCTAGTCAAAGCTTTGATGCATTTAACCAGAATAATGCTGCGGGAGGATTCCCAGGCCTACCCCCAGCTGGAGCATTCAGCATGCCAAGCAGTAATCAAGGCCCTGAGCCAACAAAGCAGCCATCATTCCTGGATAACAGTGTCTCTAATCTGGTGAACTTAGATTTGCTTACCGAGAAGCCTGATACTGTCAAAAACCCATTTTTACCTGGCCAACCTGTGGTTGCTAAGTCAACAAATCCATTTGTCCAAGAAAAACCCCAAGCTCCCACATTGAACCAGCTTCGTGAGACACCAGGTGTTGCTATTGGTACCGTCAGCAGTGTGCCCAATATGGGTGGAAATGTGTTGTTGCCTACACCTCTTATTCCAGAATCTGGTCCAAGACCCCAACAAGTGCAGAGCAATCCTTTCTTATGAGGAACAAGGAAAATCTCTCTGAAACatgtaagtttctttttttgtatacCAGAAATGTttgagttgtttgttttgtagcctgAGTAGCAGACACTTATGATTTTAGGGAAAAGGGAGAAATATGGAGGATGTGCATGCACAAGGGCAGAAAAGAACCCTGGTTTCCCATTTACATCCACACATGACAGCACTgcataaaaaatatttgaaagcaGTTAGCAACATGACCCAAGGAGGAAAATAACCTTGTGTATTTTGTATATATTTGCGTAAAGCAAACAATGCAATTTTAAATTAGTAGTGAGGTTTTTGTCAACAAAACATGCTCCCATATTCATGTCAAACAATGATGGTGATTTCAATTAATTCATAATTTTGTCCACTGCTGCTTCAGTTACCTTTGCTGTGTGATCCCAACTTATGCTTTGTGACAGGGAAATATTGACAATGCTTCAATGTACAGTCAGTTAAAGTCTTTGCACCCCAGTCAGCAGAAcaaataactggaaaattaaacttctctGAACCTGGTTTGTATTACTGCCATGAGATCTTTACCAAGAAAAAAACAGTGCAAGGGAAATTAAAAACCTCTTGCAGGCACAATTCAAACAGTTCTTTTGCTATGCAGACACATTTTCAAAAAGTGATGATAATTATTGTCATCAGTGTTGGGAATTAAATAGATGTGCTGcatgtatgttttttttacaagactCAAATTTCCATTGACTGACAAATTAATAATGCATTGAAGTGACAGAATAACTCTCTAGGGCCTTCACTTCAGACGCCTGCTCTCCCTAATGTTTCCTTGCACGCTTGATAAAAAACTTACCAAAAGAAACCATTCAGAACCTGCCACTTgggttatttatttgtttgttgttttttattcttatgTGTCTGATTGATCTTGAATTTACCCTGTGTTTTGTTGGATAAAAATTGTGTTAGCTGAATTCTAAATCATAAGATTTCAAAATAAAACTGGCTTGAGAATTTTAAAGTGAAGTGAAATTTAATGGCAATTCTGTCTTACCCCTTAaagtcccaaaagtgaccaactttaacaatatcaatacaaaatcaagagaaaaggttatgacaAGTGCTTAAGTGATCACCTAAAAGTGACTTATTTTCTTTATCAGATTCTCTCAACGAATTCCGAAGGGAGATAATATGTGGAGATACATGgaagtctggagaatttgtatgtagatattgggGTTTTAAGGGACAAAGAGTGACCCTTTTGGTAGTTTGGAAGCTGGAGCTTGTCATGAAGGACTTTAAAATGAtgttgtttttaatattaaattaaTGTTCTTAAtaaagtaatattattattataacagaTTTGCCAAAAGTCAGCAACAGAACCTAAAAATACAAATGCCTCGGTGCCATCTTTGTTAATgaagttttgttctttttttacagCAGAAGCTGTTCAAGGTGGTAAGGAAATTGGGTAGCAATGATGGTGATGCACAATGTAAATAGACTTCAAATTTATTAACAAACTCCAATGACTTGTAAGATAAGGTAGTCTCAGTCCAAACTGGTGAACTTCAATAGTATGATAACCTGGCATTTGTTAAGAGAATTAAACGATTTATGAGAGATCACTTGAGGCTAATTCCAGGCACTCCTTTAATATGGGTAGGTAATCATACAATTTTTAGTTCAATGTGGAATTTATTTGCGCAAGGGTGTTTTCAAACAGTATGAAAATTGCTTGATTCCATAGAGCCAATTCAATTTGAACTTTTTGAGAAACACACAAGTGTAAGTAAATTCCAAATTGAACATTGAAGAAAAGCTTTATAATTACcatttaataatatacatgaaaaaactttTGTGATCAAAATTCATCCCCAAAATAGTCTAACCCTATAATCGACACAAAATTAACCCAGTCTCACATGTCACCACAACTTGGCACTCAAGATTTTGGCACCTGATaggcagggctgtcactaagatttcaagttgccagatAAATACAACAAGAACACTCTTAAAAAAAGCATTAAGTCTCGCTTGtttggagattagataagaaatgaggagggaaTTAGTTCTACATGAAACAGGACTTTCTTGACAGTCAAGTATTCTTCAGAATATTTcccttttatatcatttttgacGATAATTGAGTATGTGTGTATAAAATCAAGTcaagagaaattacatcattgccagagaccAAAAAAGTGATGATTATGAtgcgtcatttcaatcatcaccAAAATAAACCAcgtgctcatcacaagactcatttgcatagaATAAACATTTGCGACACCCGATCAGTTTATAGCCTCACAATTGAAGTTTTCACTGAAGTATTCACTTGTTCCCAAGTGTAAAATAatgctttcaagcgatagaattcatGGACTGACCCTTTCCACATTCTTTGGCAtcaatctttcctaagctttctttacaaaataaagcatGGCTCTGGGACACGTTGCG from Porites lutea chromosome 6, jaPorLute2.1, whole genome shotgun sequence includes the following:
- the LOC140942318 gene encoding epsin-2-like — protein: MSVRRQLKNVVNNYSNAEVKVREATSNDPWGPSSSVMTEIADATYNVVAFSEIMGMLWKRLNDHGKNWRHVYKSLVVLDYIIKTGSERVAQQCRENLYAIQTLKDFQFIDKDGKDQGMNVREKAKQLVALLKDEDRLKSERARALKAKERFAQASSGIGSDSLKSGNLRDTSSASDIRFDSSSVPVTSTAPTSRSWEPERKVVGSEMETCRPSNANEEELQLQLALALSKQEAEEKVKMKEREDQRLQLAINQSQQQSGHPQEPSLLDIASGASAPPPPPPPETFDPWGSAPAAAAPPASMPMPQPDPWGSGVTSSASTTSDPWGSSPPPPQMPVNTSQNLFAVANGTASMGAVTSSDPWGAAPVQAAPPVAPVASDPWGGGGSFPAPTASQPQNLWGPAPSQSFDAFNQNNAAGGFPGLPPAGAFSMPSSNQGPEPTKQPSFLDNSVSNLVNLDLLTEKPDTVKNPFLPGQPVVAKSTNPFVQEKPQAPTLNQLRETPGVAIGTVSSVPNMGGNVLLPTPLIPESGPRPQQVQSNPFL